A part of Maniola hyperantus chromosome 14, iAphHyp1.2, whole genome shotgun sequence genomic DNA contains:
- the LOC138403259 gene encoding putative sodium-coupled neutral amino acid transporter 10 yields MYSRIMKVFLKCINSQFIIVLGLIIHILGTSAYLQAAESSHKNYDDEYIIQERIDKIIEDFFEKIESEAVMAKPHLENNPVSQKDINELVKPDIKGSEIQPPTPKYHSNENILVIYPVHEQKDAVPNVDVKDFLSHPNIQTHVTSKTDGEKLVNGKSEVEDKIAIPDKTEQPKEEKGEAIQQKIAMMKQQQLIETIKHYNQEQKKLSREQKEILTEIQESNKEFQQNKKDIDSIEAKKIPVESIQKVANVAIQSLGGVTDKPVDVKTEKEPVANIANEAVNNIVQKTQETLDAIQQIDKKNYEQLEKKKVVSNKLSIMYLNYFLKITLFIE; encoded by the exons ATGTACTCAAGAATAATGAAAGTATTCTTAAAATGTATTAATTCCCAGTTCATCATAGTTCTGGGCCTGATTATCCATATACTGGGGACTTCCGCGTACCTGCAAGCCGCGGAAAGTTCACATaaaaattatgatgatgaatacatTATTCAGGAGCGCATCGACAAGATTATTGAAGACTTCTTCGAGAAAATCGAATCTGAAG CAGTGATGGCCAAGCCCCACCTCGAAAACAACCCAGTTTCGCAGAAAGATATTAATGAATTAGTAAAACCTGATATAAAGGGTTCAGAAATACAACCGCCCACTCCTAAATACCACTCTAATGAGAATATACTAGTTATTTACCCAGTACATGAGCAAAAAGATGCAGTGCCGAATGTTGACGTCAAAGACTTTTTATCACACCCGAACATACAAACACATGTAACATCAAAAACAGATGGAGAAAAACTAGTTAATGGTAAAAGCGAGGTTGAAGACAAAATTGCAATACCTGATAAGACAGAGCAACCAAAAGAAGAGAAGGGCGAAgcaatacaacaaaaaatagCCATGATGAAACAACAACAGTTAATAGAAACTATCAAACATTACAACCAAGAGCAAAAAAAACTCAGTAGAGAACAGAAAGAAATTCTAACCGAAATACAAGAATCAAATAAGGAATtccaacaaaataaaaaggatATAGACAGCATCGAAGCCAAGAAGATCCCCGTTGAAAGTATACAGAAAGTAGCTAACGTTGCGATTCAGAGCTTGGGTGGTGTTACGGATAAACCAGTAGATGTTAAAACTGAGAAAGAACCTGTGGCAAATATAGCAAATGAAGCTGTTAATAATATTGTGCAAAAAACACAGGAAACTTTAGATGCCATCCAACAAATTGATAAGAAAAATTATGAACAACTTGAAAAGAAAAAAGTTGTTAGTAATAAGTTGTCAATAATGTACCTCAACTACTTCTTAAAGATAACACTGTTCATAGAGTAA